A part of Podarcis muralis chromosome 13, rPodMur119.hap1.1, whole genome shotgun sequence genomic DNA contains:
- the ARHGEF40 gene encoding rho guanine nucleotide exchange factor 40 isoform X1, with translation MEPEPVEECVQSTLAALYPPFEATAPTLLSQVFEVLERTYQHDALRYTLDFLVPAKHILARIQSEACAQYSGFVFCHEGWPLCLREKVLVQLGSLPWQHLCPGDFYLQVVPHRECSPRLVLKCLSPEGRGVQELPVSSDSYPFLFTVEWLNGINKERRAGRLERCLLAAGEKVLSLPWPELVYPQFVHKDGFIVGQRCPADLPPEVLGARSPGDGRHSGSENRESEGEYVHLLEVSPTLHQAPRIPQPCGTQIQTMPTRKGHNKSRSRRHRAWLHHKSGCGENFALRQACKTQEAERCSRESSARGDRVEQQRGNPTLVLGLASEASQEVVSLSPGQQEQNQSPSGTQARAAIFDVVVAAAAAAAAATEDTGQGKAEVPGTVHHDAARSKEDSNENHSPAAATPKRTSKGNRRKKKGAGRGGGGRIRQGVDPASKEEAASTDIKEPRKEEISVGTREQDSRNAEAVISTQEQAASIEDCCVSIAVCGSTQERSSVPGDRSLVAGEEVVSASELAAGTGECTVDTREPEGDAEKCSLSVGDGSIGTSGRGIGREGPSLCAEDPAASADGPAVGREEQSISPPGQGVDGTEGPCMGEEGLPISTEDATLIPLPKKKEPSADGREEALSTAADQGTEETQNSPHRAAVHLGQAVDWALLLSGVFALTGGMDRSGRPLLIVVPQPLRDELPPGQTDLVNTMRYLYSLLRQELKARGLTLLLDLSQVDDWALQAPVLLPAIRTFQESSPAPIRQLLVILPPDDRFVPHEEELALEPAAEVRVLSLPELPHYVALDQLTPTLGGTLNYSARKWVEEHQALEQLQSLCRSVLQAVCEASAHLEAVGTASSQEELSAQITLHQETMQKLLSEPRLLELQRRGGALLARLPPLGPCSTEAVAATRLYQEVDEALHGLVQLSNRRLEVLQQERENAQAQEQTLENKAHLESTGHCIEEKREAKRPVVGLAEGASLERTLLHSPKSPGRMQLVPEAGCAPRPRACSISASSSPKHGWGLGSRFGSSCSLTSLFQPHPSPKASPCCSPTRSGVLESGKKRQGLPSSPKSSLSPVSQLALRALSDPGRPSVHIRGLEVSSRELADRSCSPREHVLLSRSGTHVAEAPWGATPRTERRRCLGVQQQLLAELLECEREYLTALAQPLSLSQEPGGQAWPAELRCLGSALRALRDQLLAFHTSYFLGELEGCMNHPSRAGSCFLRHGDKLQLYATYAKEHHKFQAALALLRTTSKKSPAELREDGQTAHTLRVPLEQLERYRRFLGELLRECELERGPDRQALQEAQQLLEAQEQRGRDLLAAEQIRGCEMKLSEQGPLLQRGELTLVCGRRKCQRHVFLFERLLLFTKCKGPEGGYVCKQALQTASMGLTESVGPSGLRFELWFGRGPGRQAYTLQAASAEVKHQWTNVIAQLLWRQAAHPSVSMSISSCPAQRLAPLGLSPGAPPGLSLPGHFEEEEWDLDVKPIPRAETSESDGPSPSHQELPRQGRGSLPGSSTALGHPQSHWVWSLHRKLFSPGSRGRQDSNPRNSGNRTV, from the exons ATG GAACCTGAGCCGGTTGAAGAATGCGTCCAGAGTACACTGGCCGCCTTGTACCCCCCCTTCGAAGCCACTGCCCCCACCCTGCTGAGCCAGGTCTTCGAGGTGCTGGAGCGGACGTACCAGCACGACGCCCTGCGCTACACCCTCGACTTCCTTGTTCCTGCCAAGCACATCCTGGCTCGCATCCAGAGTGAAGCCTGT GCTCAGTATAGTGGCTTTGTGTTCTGCCACGAGGGTTGGCCACTGTGCCTCCGCGAGAAGGTCCTAGTGCAGCTGGGCTCGCTGCCCTGGCAGCACCTCTGCCCTGGCGATTTTTACCTGCAAGTGGTGCCTCACCGGGAGTGCTCTCCGCGTCTGGTGCTGAAATGTCTGTCCCCAGAGGGCCGTGGCGTCCAGGAGCTGCCGGTGTCCTCTGACTCCTACCCCTTCCTTTTCACCGTTGAGTGGCTCAATGGCATCAACAAGGAACGCCGAGCGGGGCGCCTGGAGCGTTGCCTCCTGGCTGCTGGAGAGAAGGTGCTGAGCCTGCCCTGGCCGGAACTGGTCTACCCCCAGTTTGTGCACAAGGACGGGTTCATTGTGGGCCAGCGGTGCCCTGCAGATTTGCCTCCTGAGGTCCTGGGGGCCCGGAGCCCTGGGGACGGGCGCCATTCCGGCAGCGAGAACCGGGAGTCCGAGGGGGAATACGTTCACCTCCTGGAGGTCAGCCCCACCCTGCACCAAGCCCCCAGGATCCCACAGCCTTGCGGTACCCAAATCCAGACAATGCCTACTCGCAAGGGGCACAATAAGAGCAGGAGCCGGCGCCATCGGGCCTGGCTCCACCACAAGTCTGGGTGTGGGGAGAACTTTGCCTTGCGCCAGGCCTGTAAAACCCAGGAGGCGGAGAGGTGCAGCCGAGAAAGCAGCGCTCGGGGGGATAGGGTTGAGCAGCAGAGAGGAAATCCTACTCTAGTCCTGGGTCTAGCATCAGAAGCCTCTCAGGAAGTGGTGAGCTTGAGTCCTGGGCAACAAGAGCAAAACCAGAGCCCCTCTGGAACTCAGGCACGGGCGGccatttttgatgttgttgttgctgctgctgctgctgctgctgccgccactgaggACACAGGACAAGGGAAAGCTGAGGTGCCAGGAACTGTCCACCATGATGCTGCTCGTTCCAAGGAGGACAGCAATGAGAACCACTCTCCGGCTGCAGCCACACCAAAACGCACCTCCAAGGGAAACCGCAGGAAGAAAAAGGGGGCCGGGAGAGGAGGCGGCGGACGAATTAGACAGGGGGTCGATCCGGCTAGCAAAGAAGAAGCAGCTTCTACCGATATAAAAGAGcccaggaaagaggaaatttctgTTGGTACAAGGGAACAGGATTCGAGGAATGCAGAAGCTGTAATTAGCACCCAAGAGCAAGCAGCTAGCATCGAGGACTGCTGTGTCAGCATCGCAGTTTGCGGCAGCACCCAGGAGAGAAGTAGCGTCCCTGGGGATCGAAGCCTTGTCGCCGGAGAGGAGGTTGTCAGTGCCAGTGAGTTGGCTGCTGGCACTGGAGAATGTACTGTTGACACCAGGGAGCCAGAGGGTGATGCAGAAAAGTGCTCTCTTTCTGTTGGCGATGGTAGCATTGGCACCAGCGGAAGGGGCATCGGCAGAGAAGGCCCAAGCCTTTGTGCCGAAgatccagctgcttctgctgacgGGCCTGCAGTTGGCAGAGAGGAGCAGAGCATCAGCCCCCCAGGGCAAGGGGTGGATGGTACTGAAGGGCCTTGTATGGGAGAAGAGGGCCTCCCCATTAGCACCGAAGACGCAACGTTGATcccattgccaaagaagaaggagcCGAGTGCTGATGGGAGAGAGGAAGCCCTAAGTACTGCAGCTGATCAGGGCACAGAGGAAACACAGAATTCCCCTCACCGTGCTGCAGTTCATCTTGGGCAGGCTGTAGACTGGGCGCTTCTGCTGTCGGGTGTCTTTGCTCTAACAG GAGGAATGGACAGGTCAGGACGGCCCTTGCTGATTGTGGTGCCTCAGCCTCTTCGGGATGAGCTGCCACCAGGACAAACGGATCTAGTCAATACCATGAGATACCTGTACTCCCTTCTCAG GCAAGAGCTGAAGGCCCGTGGGTTGACACTATTGTTGGACCTGAGCCAGGTGGATGACTGGGCCCTCCAGGCCCCTGTGCTGCTGCCGGCCATTAGGACATTCCAG GAGAGTTCTCCAGCCCCCATCCGTCAGCTGCTGGTGATATTGCCACCTGATGACCGTTTTGTACCCCATGAAGAGGAGCTGGCTTTGGAACCTGCTGCG GAGGTCAGAGTTCTCTCTCTTCCTGAACTGCCACATTATGTGGCTTTGGACCAGCTGACTCCGACACTAGGAGGGACCCTGAACTACTCAGCACGCAAATGGGTTGAGGAACACCAG GCTCTTGAGCAACTGCAGTCACTCTGCCGTAGTGTCCTACAGGCTGTGTGCGAGGCCAGTGCCCACCTTGAAGCAGTGGGAACAGCGTCAAGTCAAGAG GAACTGTCGGCCCAGATCACCTTGCACCAAGAGACCATGCAGAAGCTCCTCTCAGAGCCGCGCCTGCTGGAACTCCAGCGCCGTGGGGGGGCCTTGCTGGCACGGCTGCCCCCCCTGGGGCCCTGCAG TACAGAGGCTGTGGCTGCCACCAGGCTCTACCAAGAGGTGGATGAGGCCCTTCATGGCCTGGTCCAGCTCAGCAACCGGCGCCTGGAGGTGCTGCAACAGGAACGGGAAAATGCACAG GCTCAGGAGCAAACTCTGGAAAACAAGGCCCATCTTGAATCTACTGGCCACTGCAtagaagagaaaagggaagcaaAGAGGCCTGTCGTAGGGTTGGCTGAGGGGGCATCACTGGAGAGGACACTGCTGCACAGCCCCAAGTCCCCAGGAAGGATGCAGCTCGTGCCAGAAGCTGGCTGTGCCCCACGGCCACGGGCCTGCAGCATCAGTGCCTCCTCCTCACCCAAGCACGGCTGGGGCCTGGGGTCCAGATTTGGCTCCTCTTGCAGCCTGACCTCcctcttccagccgcaccccagcCCCAAGGCCTCCCCTTGCTGTTCTCCCACTCGAAGCGGCGTCCTGGAGAGTGGCAAGAAGAGGCAGGGCCTTCCCAGCAGCCCCAAATCATCTCTGTCCCCCGTCTCCCAGCTGGCTTTGCGGGCCTTGAGTGACCCTGGCCGCCCCAGCGTGCACATCCGCGGCCTGGAGGTTAGCAGCCGCGAGCTGGCAGATAGGAGCTGTTCTCCCCGTGAGCATGTGCTGCTGAGCCGTAGCGGGACCCACGTTGCAGAAGCACCTTGGGGGGCCACGCCTCGCACGGAAAGAAGGCGCTGCCTTGG gGTCCAACAGCAACTTCTGGCTGAGCTGCTGGAGTGTGAGCGGGAGTATTTGACCGCCCTTGCCCAGCCCCTCTCTCTGTCCCAAGAACCTGGAGGACAGGCCTGGCCAGCCGAACTGAGGTGCTTGGGCAGTGCTCTCCGGGCCCTGCGGGACCAGTTGCTGGCTTTCCATACCAGCTACTTCCTTGGCGAGTTGGAGGGGTGCATGAACCACCCGTCACGTGCTGGGAGCTGCTTCCTGCGACAT GGAGATAAGCTTCAACTTTATGCCACGTATGCCAAAGAGCACCACAAGTTCCAGGCTGCCCTAGCTTTGCTTCGAACCACCAGCAAG AAGAGCCCGGCAGAGCTGCGTGAGGATGGGCAAACGGCGCACACGTTGCGTGTGCCCCTGGAGCAGCTGGAGCGGTACCGGCGCTTCCTGGGTGAGCTGCTGCGCGAATGTGAGCTGGAGCGGGGGCCTGACCGCCAAGCCCTGCAGGAGGCCCAGCAGCTGCTGGAAGCCCAGGAGCAGCGAGGCAGGGACCTGCTGGCCGCAGAGCAGATCCGGGGCTGCGAG ATGAAACTATCGGAACAAGGGCCACTGCTGCAGCGTGGCGAGCTCACCCTGGTGTGTGGGCGACGTAAGTGCCAGCGGCATGTCTTCCTCTTTGAGCGGCTGCTGCTCTTCACCAAGTGCAAGGGACCCGAGGGCGGCTACGTCTGCAAACAGGCCTTGCAG ACAGCATCCATGGGGCTGACAGAGAGTGTGGGGCCTAGTGGGCTACGCTTTGAGCTATGGTTTGGACGTGGACCAGGCCGACAGGCCTACACACTGCAGGCAGCCTCTGCTGAAGTGAAGCATCAATGGACAAATGTTATAGCCCAACTGCTATGGAGACAGG cTGCCCATCCGTCTGTCTCAATGAGCATATCCTCCTGCCCTGCCCAGCGCCTGGCCCCTCTCGGCCTTAGTCCTGGGGCCCCTCCCGGGCTGTCGTTACCCGGCCACTTTGAGGAAGAGGAATGGGACCTGGATGTCAAGCCCATCCCAAGGG CCGAGACATCTGAGTCCGATGGACCCTCCCCAAGCCACCAAGAGCTACCTAGGCAAGGAAGAGGATCGTTGCCCGGCAGCAGCACTGCTTTGGGGCACCCCCAGTCG CACTGGGTGTGGAGTCTACACCGGAAGCTGTTCTCCCCAGGCAGCCGTGGAAGGCAGGACTCAAACCCCAGGAACTCTGGGAACAGAACTGTCTGA
- the ARHGEF40 gene encoding rho guanine nucleotide exchange factor 40 isoform X2, whose protein sequence is MEPEPVEECVQSTLAALYPPFEATAPTLLSQVFEVLERTYQHDALRYTLDFLVPAKHILARIQSEACAQYSGFVFCHEGWPLCLREKVLVQLGSLPWQHLCPGDFYLQVVPHRECSPRLVLKCLSPEGRGVQELPVSSDSYPFLFTVEWLNGINKERRAGRLERCLLAAGEKVLSLPWPELVYPQFVHKDGFIVGQRCPADLPPEVLGARSPGDGRHSGSENRESEGEYVHLLEVSPTLHQAPRIPQPCGTQIQTMPTRKGHNKSRSRRHRAWLHHKSGCGENFALRQACKTQEAERCSRESSARGDRVEQQRGNPTLVLGLASEASQEVVSLSPGQQEQNQSPSGTQARAAIFDVVVAAAAAAAAATEDTGQGKAEVPGTVHHDAARSKEDSNENHSPAAATPKRTSKGNRRKKKGAGRGGGGRIRQGVDPASKEEAASTDIKEPRKEEISVGTREQDSRNAEAVISTQEQAASIEDCCVSIAVCGSTQERSSVPGDRSLVAGEEVVSASELAAGTGECTVDTREPEGDAEKCSLSVGDGSIGTSGRGIGREGPSLCAEDPAASADGPAVGREEQSISPPGQGVDGTEGPCMGEEGLPISTEDATLIPLPKKKEPSADGREEALSTAADQGTEETQNSPHRAAVHLGQAVDWALLLSGVFALTGGMDRSGRPLLIVVPQPLRDELPPGQTDLVNTMRYLYSLLRQELKARGLTLLLDLSQVDDWALQAPVLLPAIRTFQESSPAPIRQLLVILPPDDRFVPHEEELALEPAAEVRVLSLPELPHYVALDQLTPTLGGTLNYSARKWVEEHQALEQLQSLCRSVLQAVCEASAHLEAVGTASSQEELSAQITLHQETMQKLLSEPRLLELQRRGGALLARLPPLGPCSTEAVAATRLYQEVDEALHGLVQLSNRRLEVLQQERENAQAQEQTLENKAHLESTGHCIEEKREAKRPVVGLAEGASLERTLLHSPKSPGRMQLVPEAGCAPRPRACSISASSSPKHGWGLGSRFGSSCSLTSLFQPHPSPKASPCCSPTRSGVLESGKKRQGLPSSPKSSLSPVSQLALRALSDPGRPSVHIRGLEVSSRELADRSCSPREHVLLSRSGTHVAEAPWGATPRTERRRCLGVQQQLLAELLECEREYLTALAQPLSLSQEPGGQAWPAELRCLGSALRALRDQLLAFHTSYFLGELEGCMNHPSRAGSCFLRHGDKLQLYATYAKEHHKFQAALALLRTTSKKSPAELREDGQTAHTLRVPLEQLERYRRFLGELLRECELERGPDRQALQEAQQLLEAQEQRGRDLLAAEQIRGCEMKLSEQGPLLQRGELTLVCGRRKCQRHVFLFERLLLFTKCKGPEGGYVCKQALQTASMGLTESVGPSGLRFELWFGRGPGRQAYTLQAASAEVKHQWTNVIAQLLWRQAAHPSVSMSISSCPAQRLAPLGLSPGAPPGLSLPGHFEEEEWDLDVKPIPRAETSESDGPSPSHQELPRQGRGSLPGSSTALGHPQSSSGVADEPVTPL, encoded by the exons ATG GAACCTGAGCCGGTTGAAGAATGCGTCCAGAGTACACTGGCCGCCTTGTACCCCCCCTTCGAAGCCACTGCCCCCACCCTGCTGAGCCAGGTCTTCGAGGTGCTGGAGCGGACGTACCAGCACGACGCCCTGCGCTACACCCTCGACTTCCTTGTTCCTGCCAAGCACATCCTGGCTCGCATCCAGAGTGAAGCCTGT GCTCAGTATAGTGGCTTTGTGTTCTGCCACGAGGGTTGGCCACTGTGCCTCCGCGAGAAGGTCCTAGTGCAGCTGGGCTCGCTGCCCTGGCAGCACCTCTGCCCTGGCGATTTTTACCTGCAAGTGGTGCCTCACCGGGAGTGCTCTCCGCGTCTGGTGCTGAAATGTCTGTCCCCAGAGGGCCGTGGCGTCCAGGAGCTGCCGGTGTCCTCTGACTCCTACCCCTTCCTTTTCACCGTTGAGTGGCTCAATGGCATCAACAAGGAACGCCGAGCGGGGCGCCTGGAGCGTTGCCTCCTGGCTGCTGGAGAGAAGGTGCTGAGCCTGCCCTGGCCGGAACTGGTCTACCCCCAGTTTGTGCACAAGGACGGGTTCATTGTGGGCCAGCGGTGCCCTGCAGATTTGCCTCCTGAGGTCCTGGGGGCCCGGAGCCCTGGGGACGGGCGCCATTCCGGCAGCGAGAACCGGGAGTCCGAGGGGGAATACGTTCACCTCCTGGAGGTCAGCCCCACCCTGCACCAAGCCCCCAGGATCCCACAGCCTTGCGGTACCCAAATCCAGACAATGCCTACTCGCAAGGGGCACAATAAGAGCAGGAGCCGGCGCCATCGGGCCTGGCTCCACCACAAGTCTGGGTGTGGGGAGAACTTTGCCTTGCGCCAGGCCTGTAAAACCCAGGAGGCGGAGAGGTGCAGCCGAGAAAGCAGCGCTCGGGGGGATAGGGTTGAGCAGCAGAGAGGAAATCCTACTCTAGTCCTGGGTCTAGCATCAGAAGCCTCTCAGGAAGTGGTGAGCTTGAGTCCTGGGCAACAAGAGCAAAACCAGAGCCCCTCTGGAACTCAGGCACGGGCGGccatttttgatgttgttgttgctgctgctgctgctgctgctgccgccactgaggACACAGGACAAGGGAAAGCTGAGGTGCCAGGAACTGTCCACCATGATGCTGCTCGTTCCAAGGAGGACAGCAATGAGAACCACTCTCCGGCTGCAGCCACACCAAAACGCACCTCCAAGGGAAACCGCAGGAAGAAAAAGGGGGCCGGGAGAGGAGGCGGCGGACGAATTAGACAGGGGGTCGATCCGGCTAGCAAAGAAGAAGCAGCTTCTACCGATATAAAAGAGcccaggaaagaggaaatttctgTTGGTACAAGGGAACAGGATTCGAGGAATGCAGAAGCTGTAATTAGCACCCAAGAGCAAGCAGCTAGCATCGAGGACTGCTGTGTCAGCATCGCAGTTTGCGGCAGCACCCAGGAGAGAAGTAGCGTCCCTGGGGATCGAAGCCTTGTCGCCGGAGAGGAGGTTGTCAGTGCCAGTGAGTTGGCTGCTGGCACTGGAGAATGTACTGTTGACACCAGGGAGCCAGAGGGTGATGCAGAAAAGTGCTCTCTTTCTGTTGGCGATGGTAGCATTGGCACCAGCGGAAGGGGCATCGGCAGAGAAGGCCCAAGCCTTTGTGCCGAAgatccagctgcttctgctgacgGGCCTGCAGTTGGCAGAGAGGAGCAGAGCATCAGCCCCCCAGGGCAAGGGGTGGATGGTACTGAAGGGCCTTGTATGGGAGAAGAGGGCCTCCCCATTAGCACCGAAGACGCAACGTTGATcccattgccaaagaagaaggagcCGAGTGCTGATGGGAGAGAGGAAGCCCTAAGTACTGCAGCTGATCAGGGCACAGAGGAAACACAGAATTCCCCTCACCGTGCTGCAGTTCATCTTGGGCAGGCTGTAGACTGGGCGCTTCTGCTGTCGGGTGTCTTTGCTCTAACAG GAGGAATGGACAGGTCAGGACGGCCCTTGCTGATTGTGGTGCCTCAGCCTCTTCGGGATGAGCTGCCACCAGGACAAACGGATCTAGTCAATACCATGAGATACCTGTACTCCCTTCTCAG GCAAGAGCTGAAGGCCCGTGGGTTGACACTATTGTTGGACCTGAGCCAGGTGGATGACTGGGCCCTCCAGGCCCCTGTGCTGCTGCCGGCCATTAGGACATTCCAG GAGAGTTCTCCAGCCCCCATCCGTCAGCTGCTGGTGATATTGCCACCTGATGACCGTTTTGTACCCCATGAAGAGGAGCTGGCTTTGGAACCTGCTGCG GAGGTCAGAGTTCTCTCTCTTCCTGAACTGCCACATTATGTGGCTTTGGACCAGCTGACTCCGACACTAGGAGGGACCCTGAACTACTCAGCACGCAAATGGGTTGAGGAACACCAG GCTCTTGAGCAACTGCAGTCACTCTGCCGTAGTGTCCTACAGGCTGTGTGCGAGGCCAGTGCCCACCTTGAAGCAGTGGGAACAGCGTCAAGTCAAGAG GAACTGTCGGCCCAGATCACCTTGCACCAAGAGACCATGCAGAAGCTCCTCTCAGAGCCGCGCCTGCTGGAACTCCAGCGCCGTGGGGGGGCCTTGCTGGCACGGCTGCCCCCCCTGGGGCCCTGCAG TACAGAGGCTGTGGCTGCCACCAGGCTCTACCAAGAGGTGGATGAGGCCCTTCATGGCCTGGTCCAGCTCAGCAACCGGCGCCTGGAGGTGCTGCAACAGGAACGGGAAAATGCACAG GCTCAGGAGCAAACTCTGGAAAACAAGGCCCATCTTGAATCTACTGGCCACTGCAtagaagagaaaagggaagcaaAGAGGCCTGTCGTAGGGTTGGCTGAGGGGGCATCACTGGAGAGGACACTGCTGCACAGCCCCAAGTCCCCAGGAAGGATGCAGCTCGTGCCAGAAGCTGGCTGTGCCCCACGGCCACGGGCCTGCAGCATCAGTGCCTCCTCCTCACCCAAGCACGGCTGGGGCCTGGGGTCCAGATTTGGCTCCTCTTGCAGCCTGACCTCcctcttccagccgcaccccagcCCCAAGGCCTCCCCTTGCTGTTCTCCCACTCGAAGCGGCGTCCTGGAGAGTGGCAAGAAGAGGCAGGGCCTTCCCAGCAGCCCCAAATCATCTCTGTCCCCCGTCTCCCAGCTGGCTTTGCGGGCCTTGAGTGACCCTGGCCGCCCCAGCGTGCACATCCGCGGCCTGGAGGTTAGCAGCCGCGAGCTGGCAGATAGGAGCTGTTCTCCCCGTGAGCATGTGCTGCTGAGCCGTAGCGGGACCCACGTTGCAGAAGCACCTTGGGGGGCCACGCCTCGCACGGAAAGAAGGCGCTGCCTTGG gGTCCAACAGCAACTTCTGGCTGAGCTGCTGGAGTGTGAGCGGGAGTATTTGACCGCCCTTGCCCAGCCCCTCTCTCTGTCCCAAGAACCTGGAGGACAGGCCTGGCCAGCCGAACTGAGGTGCTTGGGCAGTGCTCTCCGGGCCCTGCGGGACCAGTTGCTGGCTTTCCATACCAGCTACTTCCTTGGCGAGTTGGAGGGGTGCATGAACCACCCGTCACGTGCTGGGAGCTGCTTCCTGCGACAT GGAGATAAGCTTCAACTTTATGCCACGTATGCCAAAGAGCACCACAAGTTCCAGGCTGCCCTAGCTTTGCTTCGAACCACCAGCAAG AAGAGCCCGGCAGAGCTGCGTGAGGATGGGCAAACGGCGCACACGTTGCGTGTGCCCCTGGAGCAGCTGGAGCGGTACCGGCGCTTCCTGGGTGAGCTGCTGCGCGAATGTGAGCTGGAGCGGGGGCCTGACCGCCAAGCCCTGCAGGAGGCCCAGCAGCTGCTGGAAGCCCAGGAGCAGCGAGGCAGGGACCTGCTGGCCGCAGAGCAGATCCGGGGCTGCGAG ATGAAACTATCGGAACAAGGGCCACTGCTGCAGCGTGGCGAGCTCACCCTGGTGTGTGGGCGACGTAAGTGCCAGCGGCATGTCTTCCTCTTTGAGCGGCTGCTGCTCTTCACCAAGTGCAAGGGACCCGAGGGCGGCTACGTCTGCAAACAGGCCTTGCAG ACAGCATCCATGGGGCTGACAGAGAGTGTGGGGCCTAGTGGGCTACGCTTTGAGCTATGGTTTGGACGTGGACCAGGCCGACAGGCCTACACACTGCAGGCAGCCTCTGCTGAAGTGAAGCATCAATGGACAAATGTTATAGCCCAACTGCTATGGAGACAGG cTGCCCATCCGTCTGTCTCAATGAGCATATCCTCCTGCCCTGCCCAGCGCCTGGCCCCTCTCGGCCTTAGTCCTGGGGCCCCTCCCGGGCTGTCGTTACCCGGCCACTTTGAGGAAGAGGAATGGGACCTGGATGTCAAGCCCATCCCAAGGG CCGAGACATCTGAGTCCGATGGACCCTCCCCAAGCCACCAAGAGCTACCTAGGCAAGGAAGAGGATCGTTGCCCGGCAGCAGCACTGCTTTGGGGCACCCCCAGTCG aGCTCTGGCGTTGCCGACGAACCAGTGACCCCACTCTGA